From a region of the Dermatophagoides farinae isolate YC_2012a chromosome 3, ASM2471394v1, whole genome shotgun sequence genome:
- the LOC124494801 gene encoding uncharacterized protein LOC124494801, translating to MNNNQKPKSETVKKLTIRLSTNGEASIDHDGDNSVEKFICNKQVEQICDSKTEDTQIITTDVKSIDQISDDKDNNCCHQVLDPTEVLVDHSKQHVFENDDIDNSTTEAVTSNPLTSILNTEPVDENPLFRTPSPPPAFDHSLINSTIHPSSLSSSSAHQHLSSVESILPINCLDTAKLISDNEQFSAINSIMNLDDFERTESPSQEIEINPLISNQSKNLVDDSNNSDNVNDQNEDNCIIGTQEEISEQSTDLINNKIENISKSPKNTEIETTTESFVLQEDQTNETNIELSDDNENNAVMIVTDSCKQQQLNKDLIDTDASEVIRQLDMKTLPPNPTEESIPLTPHSSPQHIQSTANSILIPNTTANTSTASVSMPTPIQSIPQQFTEPQINSLNIQQPPLELQPNFPLTRPVMISQTSVTKPLQQPLLNSVQIQHSNPSSVIPPHQQQHLQPRLPLFQLPSNSAIRLFTPSVDPQIQHPPSVHPHHNARQTFLFQSAGQNLGFHTQTQQPQFMIRSPFIPTQHQPSLQHPQMIRTQAPNGSTINLILPNANAHNPYGYTARPPPQASAALINPAFSNSITQPMFIRNGPRLIPVNPGLMNTMRILAPGQPLRPNNQTFFTMAAPISSSQHLMQQQQQQQIRQHQQQVSLQQQQQRFTSTPIFLSSPITNQKVILESKPPPMIKEKLDPPNRQLPIKDILTEAMEEIRFYDIDDQPDNNRNQQPKTQPKMLNVTSTIPSPSINPNNPSSLMSAIIPQSLIRSSSQPSTLNAQRQSLSQEVMINSVPINPISFASVNDQSQHQQVEVQLTNDDLDRLFDDLDSSSTVDHFDHNDLGFLEEISRSIEPIKQKPLQALSNISDFQESSLASELECRQIIDVIIDSIESKINQKEPTTEKIDEMNINCIVNDMLGTLSMQEQIKSMDLLGSNEIILPMTLPNNEFHDNDIVQPHETPDKNDDKLEITREFFKMVPLVDYDSDDSAIVIGSCLNDRKSEKLVEKIETIRISNSAIVCNSTALSLPSKFDCINLDKSTSKKSKEIYHDEDKLLLSKQSLELASNDEEMTTPNQKFLRLCSSDFNQSTTKFGDTLITNDLVAESITATNAAIIDPGKTLRNECISPDPHLQCSSSSSPSFVSFSKIESPEDSELIKHMDDCQDEINFSKSSPAMKNVQHPDITSSVIDDEEHHYHCDNQDCEQKYNDKDTCCLHCHHHHHHHFVLHHHHCDHYYEKNCKRTKISAAKNDKVDVCHGCYRSIIHDDKDDLKSPKTPTLVQTFKEPSSSTKRKCCTHVIPATTVSINVNAEIVLNSNVKNATTIIHINPMNNSSDTIAYTKRPAINENDHVDKDDDYDDKNDSRKS from the exons atgaataataatcaaaaaccTAAATCGGAAActgtaaaaaaattaaccatTCGTCTTTCTACTAATGGTGAAGCAAgtattgatcatgatgggGATAATAGTGTTGAAAAGTTTATTTGTAATAAACAAGTCGAACAGATTTGTGACTCAAAAACTGAGGATACACAAATTATTACAACTGATGTCAAATCTATCGATCAAATATCCGATGATAAAGATAATAACTGTTGTCATCAAGTCCTAGATCCCACAGAAGTTTTAGTTGATCATTCCAAACAAcatgtttttgaaaatgatgatattgataattCAACAACCGAAGCAGTGACTTCTAATCCTCTAACGTCTATTTTGAATACAGAACCAGTGGATGAAAATCCATTATTTCGAACGCCATCACCACCCCCGGCATTCGATCATTCACTCATTAATTCGaccattcatccatcatcattatcatcatcatctgcacACCAACATTTATCGTCAGTTGAATCAATATTACCAATAAATTGTTTGGATACAGCAAAACTTATATCCgataatgaacaattttcagCTATCAATTCTATCATGaatcttgatgattttgaacgTACCGAATCACCATCGCaggaaattgaaattaatccATTGATttctaatcaatcaaaaaatcttgttgatgattcaaataattcaGACAAtgtaaatgatcaaaatgaagaCAATTGTATTATAGGAACTCAAGAAGAAATCTCAGAACAGAGCACGGATTTaattaataacaaaattgaaaatatttcaaagtCTCCCAAAAATACAGAAATTGAAACAACTActgaatcatttgttttgcaAGAAGACCAAACTAATGAAACCAATATCGAATTATcagatgacaatgaaaacaatgccGTAATGATTGTAACAGATTcatgtaaacaacaacagctcaATAAAGATTTGATAGATACTGATGCATCTGAGGTGATACGACAGTTGGACATGAAAACGCTCCCACCAAATCCAACAGAAGAATCAATACCACTAACACCACATTCTTCGCCACAACACATCCAATCTACTGCGAATTCTATTTTAATTCCAAATACTACTGCAAACACATCAACTGCATCAGTTTCAATGCCGACTCCGATTCAATCGATTCCACAACAATTTACCGAACCGCAAATTAATTCTTTGAATATTCAACAACCACCGCTTGAACTACAACCAAATTTTCCACTGACAAGACCAGTTATGATTTCACAAACATCAGTAACAAAACCTTTGCAGCAGCCTTTATTAAATTCAgttcaaattcaacattcaaaTCCTTCGAGTGTAATTCCCccacatcaacaacagcatctACAGCCACGATTGCCACTGTTCCAGTTGCCATCTAATTCTGCCATTCGATTGTTCACTCCTTCAGTGGATCCTCAAATTCAACATCCCCCATCGGTTCATCCTCATCACAATGCCCGTCAGACTTTCTTATTCCAATCAGCCGGACAAAATTTAGGCTttcatacacaaacacaacagCCCCAATTCATGATTCGTAGCCCATTTATTCCTACACAACATCAACCATCTCTACAACATCCACAAATGATTAGAACACAAGCACCGAATGGTTCAACTATCAATCTTATTCTTCCTAATGCTAATGCACATAATCCTTATGGATACACCGCTCGGCCACCTCCTCAAGCTAGTGCTGCATTAATAAATCCAGCCTTTTCCAACTCAATCACTCAACCGATGTTTATTCGTAATGGTCCACGATTAATACCGGTTAATCCTGGTTTAATGAATACAATGCGAATTTTGGCACCTGGGCAGCCACTTCGACCtaataatcaaacatttttcacaATGGCCGCACctatatcatcatctcaaCATTTaatgcaacaacagcagcagcaacaaattcgtcaacaccaacaacaagtttctcttcaacaacaacaacagcgttTCACCTCCACACCTATATTTTTATCTTCGCCGATTACTAATCAAAAAGTCATTCTTGAATCCAAGCCACCACCAATGATCAAGGAAAAATTGGATCCTCCCAATCGACAGCTACCGATCAAAGATATTCTTACTGAAGCAATGGAAGAGATTAGATTTTAcgacattgatgatcaaccGGATAATAATAGGAACCAACAGCCTAAAACACAACCGAAAATGCTAAATGTGACCAGTACtataccatcaccatcaatcaatccCAATAATCCTTCGTCACTAATGTCTGCAATCATACCGCAGTCTTTgatcagatcatcatcacag CCTTCAACATTAAATGCTCAACGTCAATCACTATCCCAAGAGGTCATGATAAATTCTGTGCCGATAAATCCTATTTCTTTTGCATCAGTTAATGACCAGTCACAGCACCAACAAGTTGAAGTTCAATTGACCAACGATGATCTTGATCGgctttttgatgatttagatTCTAGCTCTACTGtcgatcattttgatcataatgatcttGGATTTTTAGAAGAAATTAGCCGATCCATCGaaccaatcaaacaaaaacctTTACAGGCACTTTCTAATATAAGTGATTTTCAAGAATCATCCTTAGCTTCAGAATTGGAATGCCGTCAGATTATTGATGTTataatcgattcgattgaatcaaaaattaacCAGAAGGAACctacaacagaaaaaattgatgaaatgaatattaaCTGTATTGTTAATGATATGCTTGGAACATTATCTATGCAAGAACAGATCAAATCAATGGATCTTCTTGGTTCTAACGAAATTATCTTGCCCATGACCTTGCCTAATAATGAgtttcatgataatgatattgttCAGCCGCATGAAACACcagataaaaatgatgataaacttgAAATTACACgggaatttttcaaaatggtTCCGCTTGTCGATTATGATTCGGATGATTCAGCCATAGTCATTGGTTCATGTCTAAATGATAGAAAATCGGAAAAAttagttgaaaaaattgaaaccatTCGAATTTCTAATTCAGCTATTGTTTGTAATTCTACAGCATTGTCTTTACCTTCAAAATTCGATTGTATAAATCTTGATAAATccacatcaaaaaaatcgaaagaaATTTATCACGATGAAGATAAATTATTGTTGAGCAAGCAATCATTGGAATTAGCATCAAATGATGAGGAAATGACAACTCCTAATCAGAAATTTCTCCGTTTGTGTTCTAGTGATTTCAACCAATCAACGACAAAATTCGGTGACACATTAATAACCAATGATCTAGTAGCTGAATCAATTACCGCCACTAATGCTGCTATTATTGATCCTGGCAAAACTCTTCGAAATGAATGCATATCACCTGATCCACATCtacaatgttcatcatcatcatcgccatcatttGTATCGTTTTCTAAAATTGAATCACCTGAAGATTCTGAATTAATCAAACACATGGATGATTGTCaagatgaaatcaatttcagTAAATCATCACCAGCTATGAAAAATGTACAACATCCAGATATAACATCATcagtcattgatgatgaagaacatcattatcattgtgatAATCAGGattgtgaacaaaaatataatgataaagatACCTGTTGTCtccattgtcatcatcatcatcatcatcattttgttcttcaccatcatcattgtgaccattattatgaaaaaaattgtaaacgTACCAAAATTTCAGCTGCTAAAAATGATAAGGTAGATGTTTGTCATGGATGTTATCGTTCAataattcatgatgataaagatgatttGAAATCTCCAAAAACACCTACACTAGTTCAAACATTCAAGGAgccatcgtcatcaacgaaaagaaaatgttgtACCCACGTTATACCTGCTACCACTGTATCCATAAATGTTAATGCGGAAATCGTACTAAATTCTAACGTTAAAAATGCAACAACCATAATTCATATCAATCCTATGAATAATTCAAGTGATACTATTGCATATACTAAACGACCTGCGATCAATGAAAACGACCATGtcgataaagatgatgattatgatgataaaaatgatagcAGAAAATCTTGA
- the LOC124495269 gene encoding ATP-binding cassette subfamily G member 4, whose translation MNEREKDVENNQDSREVEVDNRDSDTSESDSSTDSEEDSNIENSNRVRKLSTNTGADVLNQTAEPNAKIKGSSNSSESFKQSRLTRTLTPLKQFSLSKLKPQNSQVANLSFDFSTISLHHSMDSLKNLTTNKVKFPKGNLFRRNVKTADVNSDMSNGIGSIARNNDENNFNNNQQQQTILHHVNEDEEKSEIEKAIKNLQNRTSLSSFNKNPSLESNGKADNIQEPILQDEDKISLAIPSSESFMRIEVSAENTDAPSSNLTAGAFEIIWRNVIYYPANVQAEKNDSVEKNSTKKKQRSRRAILNNISGMFRSGQMTGIMGPSGCGKTVLLNCIAGFLPIHIRKENSGDILVNGLNSVRIGFVEQFDHLHEKLTVRETLLFASKIRNAARYYLNHEKVVNSVMERLYLTEMADIAVSRCSNGQRKRVSIAIELVFNSDILMLDEPTTGVDSVNGYQIMNNLKSLTKRRKAIAIVATIHQPSARIFALFDNLIILSCKGSILFQGHPNDLTQILQDIGLKCPMYTSLSDYILEVASGDFGNKSLQTLSHYNNEMNKKRFSDDFNEVEMNSLREAVKRAHLGDQRSLALCTWLVLWRCFICNYRNPFSLKTRIPSLTFMAIFLIMLYGDDIGQISTCGTKYVLWNAKIEDILDIMEEHSTLVHENLSVLLLLNIVALYNSMLALIITIPDEIYVFRREYNNYSYTIWTYFAAKTISELPFTMISTSIFTWAVHRGTGQIFDHWDRIYFTILPCCLITLVGQFIGMMLGTIFYGSQVQAVFGMTFILVPVLVFSGYFKLISQMNSVMVFLSNLSFLKPSMNSIMIATYGFDRCFFQTQQELQQIQAMNQSRPDWIDSVTTLVDIYATTYNQTQLMDKELENEQKLIGFMGIGKNPNDRRAFILQYWELSETHDSYYHEIYHLIIYNLILAGMVYITMFIRLKREKN comes from the exons ATGAACGAACGTGAAAAAGACGTTGAGAATAATCAAGATTCCCGAGAAGTAGAAGTCGATAATAGGGACAGCGATACATCGG AATCTGATTCTTCTACCGATAGCGAAGAAGATTCCAATATTGAAAACTCAAATCGAGTACGAAAACTATCGACAAATACTGGTGCTGATGTTTTGAATCAAACAGCTGAACCTAATGCGAAAATAAAAGGATCTTCAAATTCTAGTGAATCTTTCAAACAAAGTCGATTGACAAGAACATTAACTCCcttaaaacaattttcattgtcgaAATTGAAGCCACAAAATTCACAAGTGGctaatttatcatttgatttttcaacaatttctcTTCACCATTCAATGGAtagtttaaaaaatttaaccaCAAATAAAGTTAAATTTCCCAAAGGTAATTTGTTCCGACGAAATGTTAAAACTGCTGATGTAAATTCTGATATGAGCAACGGAATCGGTTCCATTGCTcgaaacaatgatgaaaacaatttcaacaataatcaacaacaacaaacaattctTCACCATgtgaatgaagatgaagaaaaatcgGAGATTGAAAAAGCAATTAAAAATCTGCAAAATAGAACATCTTTATCCTctttcaacaaaaatccatcatTAGAATCAAACGGTAAAGCAGATAATATCCAAGAACCGATTTTGCAGGATGAAGATAAAATTTCGCTAGCAATCCCATCTAGTGAGTCATTTATGAGGATTGAAGTATCTGCGGAAAATACTGATGCACCGTCATCAAATTTAACAGCTGGAGCATTCGAAATCATATGGCGTAATGTCATCTATTATCCAGCAAATGTtcaagcagaaaaaaacgattcagttgaaaaaaattcaactaaaaagaaacaaagaTCAAGACGAGCCATATTGAACAACATTAGCGGAATGTTCCGTAGTGGACAGATGACTGGTATCATGGGTCCATCCGGTTGTGGTAAAACAGTTCTTTTGAATTGTATTGCTGGATTTTTACCCATACATATTCGAAAAGAAAACAGTGGTGATATCCTTGTCAATGGTTTGAATTCAGTACGAATCGGATTTGTTGAACAATTCGATCATTTACATGAGAAATTAACAGTACGAGAAACATTACTATTCGCATCGAAAATACGAAATGCTGCACGATACTATTTAAATCATGAAAAAGTAGTGAATAGTGTTATGGAACGATTATATTTAACCGAAATGGCTGATATTGCTGTATCACGATGTAGCAATGGACAACGCAAACGGGTTTCAATCGCCATAGAATTGGTTTTCAATTCAGATATACTCATGTTGGATGAACCGACTACCGGTGTGGATAGTGTAAACGGTTATCAAATTATGAATAATCTCAAATCGTTGACCAAACGA CGAAAAGCCATAGCGATCGTAGCAACTATTCATCAACCTAGTGCACGTATTTTTGCATTATTTGATAATCTAATCATATTATCATGTAAAGGATCCATATTGTTTCAGGGTCACCCTAATGATCTGACACAAATATTGCAAGATATTGGTTTAAAATGTCCAATGTATACAAGTCTATCGGATTATATTCTCGAAGTGGCAAGCGGTGATTTTGGAAATAAAAGTTTGCAAACATTATcacattataataatgaaatgaataaaaaacgtTTTTCTGACGATTTTAATGAAGTTGAAATGAATTCGCTTCGTGAAGCTGTGAAACGAGCTCATCTTGGAGATCAAAG aTCGCTGGCACTTTGTACATGGCTAGTATTATGGAGATGTTTTATTTGCAATTATCGTAATCCATTCAGTTTAAAAACTCGCATTCCTTCGTTGACATTTATGGCCATATTTTTGATCATGTTATATGGCGATGACATTGGTCAGATATCGACATGTGGGACAAAATATGTTCTTTGGAATGCAAAAATTGAAGATATTTTGGACATAATGGAAGAACATTCAACGCTTGTACATGAAAATCTATCTGTTTTGCTATTGTTGAATATTGTGGCATTATATAATTCTATGCTTGCGTTGATAATAACCATACCAGATGAAATTTATGTATTTCGTCGTGAATATAACAATTATAGCTATACCATATGGACATATTTTGCAGCCAAAACAATTAGTGAACTACCATTCACGATGATATCGACAAGTATATTTACATGGGCTGTGCATCGTGGTACCGGACAAATATTTGACCATTGGGATCGTATCTATTTTACTATTTTGCCTTGTTGTCTGATCACATTGGTTGGACAATTTAttg GAATGATGCTTGGAACAATTTTCTATGGAAGCCAAGTACAAGCAGTATTTGGTATGACATTTATACTGGTACCCGTATTAGTGTTTTCTGGTTATTTTAAACTTATTTCACAAATGAACAGTGTAATGGTATTCCTGTCAAACCTGTCATTCCTAAAGCcatcaatgaattcaataatgatagcTACATATGGATTtgatcgttgtttttttcagacTCAACAAGAATTACAACAAATTCAAGCGATGAATCAATCACGACCAGATTGGATAGATTCGGTTACAACATTAGTAGATATATATGCAACCACTTATAATCAAACACAATTAATGGATAAAGAAttagaaaatgaacaaaaattgatcggATTTATGGGCATCGGAAAAAATCCGAATGATCGCCGTGCATTTATACTTCAATATTGGGAACTGTCCGAAACACATGATAGTTATTATCATGAAATCTATCATTTAATCATCTATAATCTTATACTAGCTGGCATGGTGTATATAACAATGTTTATTCGAttgaaacgagaaaaaaattga